A window of Bacillus sp. DX3.1 genomic DNA:
GCATCAGGGTTTAGATCTATAATTGCACCCGCTTCAGTAATTTTAAGCTGCTGCCCAGATCTTAATTTATGAATTTCAATTTTTCCATTTGGATAGAGTACTTTAACTGATTTAGTAAAATTTGAATCACCTTCTGTATGATGCATGGAAATATTAAATTCCCCAGATGTAAAATTAGGAGCCCTGTAAGTTATATTTTCTGCATATACATCAATGTGAGTGCCTGGTCCTGGATCCTTTGGAGATATTCCAAGTCCTTCATAAATGTCTTTTACAATACCTAATGAAGTAATAGTTACATCTAGTACCGTACCTATTCCTGCGCTAGCCTTGTTTTCTGCAATAGGAGCCACTGAAAAAAGAATACCTAATGCTGCTGCGGTAGGAATTACTTTCTTTCCAATTCCAATTGTTTTAAATGTTTTCTTCATTTTTGTTGTCCTCTCTTAGTAAGATTTAGCTTAGATTGCTTGTATATAACACTGTAAAAAAATAACCACATAAAGACTGTGGTATATTGATTTAAAAATATAAAATGAATATCTGTAAGTTCATCTTAGCTTTAATACCTTTCATTTTTCTTTCGAAACTGTTACAAAACTCTTTCATCAATATCGTATAAAATTCCGAATTTTATACGATATTCTGTATTTTTTCAGCTTGGCCCCATGCTCATTAAGTGAAGATTTTGAAGTATCCACAAAACAGAATTTTTATTTGTAAAATTAATTAAGTAGTAAACAAGAAAGGCTGGCAAAATGCCAACCTTTCTTGTTTTTTGGGTATCAATTTTTTATTTTAATAAGTCAATAATAACTAAAAGGAATGGTTTGTCTCGTTCTTGTTATACAAAGGCCTTTTCTTTTTTTAGATATGTCATAATTACACGAATAAATAATAATAAAGGTGTAGTAACGAAAATTCCAAGTAAACCGAAACGATCTTCAACAAACCAAGTTAAGAACGGCATCCTTGAGGAAGATATAAATAGGTTAAGCGATTGTACGAATAATAATCTCATACTTATATTTTTGTGATTTATGGTGTTAACCCTTCGCAAAAGTGTATTTTTGCACTGTATTATCGGTGGTTTACTTATGTGTCAATCATTTTATTCCTATCGGTATGTCCAAGTTTAAGAAATTACTTGCAAGAGTCCTGAAATGTTTGTATTAGAAGCAATTCTAGCAGATTAAAATATTATTTTTCAGGATCCAAACTAATTGATCCCACTTCATAATTATTTTCGTAATCGATTGTTGCTGTAGCTTTTCGATTTTTATTTCCTTTCACATGTCCAATTACAAATATTCCACCTAAATCTTTTGGAGCAAATTTTGTTTTTGTTACAACTATGTCTATATTTTCAGTTTCTTTAAAATGTTTTATAGCGGTTTCTTTTGCTTTGTTAATAATTTCTTCTTGTTTCTTATCATCATTCATGTTACATCCTCCTAGAATAATAGAAAATATGATAAAAACATAAATTATTTTTTTCAAAAAACTCCCTCCAAAAGTGGTATGCTTTATTTAAGAATAACTTACTTTTTTTGGGGAGGGGAAGAGTTTGGATGATAAAGTTTTAGATTTAACTTATTATCGATTATCTCAGGATGCATATATGAGTGAAGAAGACCTGGGGGGAGAAGCTAAAATTTATGAACCAGGAACTAAAAATGTTATTCAAAAATGGCAAGTAAATAAGGATGAGATTTTACTGTTTTGCTAGTGGGGGACGACTGTAATATGATGAGGTTGTTCATCCAACTGAATGGTTTACTTCGTCTCCCTACACAATGTGTAGGGAGTTTTTTATAAAGAAAAGGCACTCTAATGAGTGCCTAAATAATTATTGTTTCAAATCAAAATTAGCAGTTGTTGAGACGGAACCAATGTGATAGTCATTAGCATATTCTACTGAAGCGGTAAATTCTTTGCTTTTATCGTTTGTTACATAACCTGAGATAAAAATAGTTTGAAAATCTTTTGGACCAAATTCATGTTCAGTGATTGTTACATCTACACCTTGGAGTTCTTTGAAATATTTAATAGTCTCCGCTGTTGCTTTATCAATTACTTGTTGTTCCTCTTTTTTATTTTCCATAGTACATCCTCCTAAAAATATGAGTGTCAAGACAACGATTAATCCTAAACTATATTTTTTCAATCATAGACCCTCCAGTATAATTAGATTTAATAAGGATTTCTCACAAGCTAAAAAAGCACTCACTTTTGCCAATAGTGGGTGCTTTTTCGTTTTCATTATTTAGTAGTGATAATTATATTTAAATCTTCATTAATGTCTACAATAATGATAATCATAATTGAACAGTTTACCCGTAGGCCCTGCACGTTTATAAGAATGTCCTAATTATATTTTATAGTATAATTTATTTATTATCAGAAATGTCCCAACTGCTTGATATTGAACTAATGTGATAATTATTAGCATATTCTACGTCTACTGAAAAGGTTTTATTCTTGTCGTTAGTAACATATCCAGAGACAAAAACAGTTTGAAAATTTGCCGGAGCAAATCGAGATCCGGTAATTGTAACATCTAAATTATGTTTTTCTTTTAAATATTTCACTGTATATTCTTCAGCTTTTTTTTTGATTTCTTCTTCTTGTATTGTTTTTTCATTGTCGTTATTCACTAAGTATCCCCCCATAATTATAGCTAAAATCATTATAATTGGAATTATAATATATTTCTTCTTCAAAATTTTACCACTCCTTATATAATTGATTATACTATTTTACTAAATTTTAGGGGGGATTAATAATGTCTACTAAAAATATAACAGATTTAACCATGTATGAATTATCTAAGAATGCTTATAAGTCAGATAAAGAAAGAGGTAAATATGTAACTATTAAGAATGATGATGATGAAATTGTTCAAAGCTGGAAAGTACATAAAACATTCCATGATAAACAAACAGGAATGGACGCTGTAGTGTTTGAAAGAGAAGTAAATGGAAAAACACAAGTGATGGTGGCTTTCCGTGGCACAGAAGGAGATAAAATTTTTGAAAAGGATTCTTTAAAACCTGGAGAAGGGATGAAGGACGCTTTAACAGATGGCAAGTTTTTTATTAAGAGAGACGGTGTTCATGACTCAGCGCCAGCTCCAAAGGCAGGAGAAAGAGGAGAAGATCCAAGACGATATTGGAACGAAGAGAACAGACAATGGGAATATCACAATCAATTTGAACAAGCTGAAAAAGTAATGGAACAGGTAAAGGAACATTATAAGGGGAAAAATGTAGACTTATACGTTACAGGCCATTCTTTAGGTGGCGCTTTAGCTGAGTATGTTGCAGCATTTGAAGAGAGTGTAAGATGTTTGTCATGGAATGCGCCAAGTGCAAAACATTTACTACCACCAGATTTGCAAGAAAGAGCCGATAATGGTGAGTTTAAGGACAGAATCGTGTCTATTGTTCATGGATCAGATACCATTGGGTATGGTCCATTTGGCCCTTATGATGGTCATATCGGCTCTACATATTCTGTGTCGCAACCCCCGTCAAAAAAAGATATAGAAGCTTTACGGAATTTACCCCCATCACAGCAGCTTTTATTATTAGCAAAAAGGTTTCAAGATTCTATTTCGGGACCTGGTTATCATTATCAAGATAAAGAAAATTTCCAATTTGGGAAAGATGGTAATTTATCAAATTCATATCTTTTGAATGTAGATACAGGGGAAAGGGTATATGATTCACCTGGTAAGTTATTAGGTGGTGGAGAAATTCGTGTAGTAGTAGAGCATTTAGAAGAAGCTGTAAGACGTATGAAGCAAAATGCACAAGAATTTCAAGACAGGGTACCGAGATTAACTTCAAATATGATGGATTTATTAGAAACAGCTGAAAGCAAACGATTAGAAGCTAAGATAACAAATATACGTGCACATGTTGAACATTTGAGCTTTTGGTATATCCGTACAGCTACTGAGATTTCAAATTTTATTGAAGAGAAAGTACATGCTTATAAAAAGGTAGATGGACAAGAATAGGGGGATTATTATGCCAAGAATTTATTTAAATGAAGAAGCTTTGAATCAAGCCTTACAACAATTTGAGCATATGATTCAAGATTTAAATCATAATAAAAGTGTAGTAATCAATATTCATGATTTACTTCTAGCAAGTTGGTCGCAACTTGGTGTGGGGAAGAAAGCAATTGGTGATTTAGAAGATTTCAGAAAAAATATTGAAAAAAGAATGGAAGAATTAGAGTCTGATAAGCATGAATTAAAGAGTGCAATTGATTTAATCAAAGCGCTTGATCAAAGTTATGACTATATGGGACCTAAATATTAAAAAAACACTCGTTAGGAGTGTTTTTTTATTCAAATCAGTATTTTGTTATTGTTCTCTGTTTACATAGTCTTCTATGAAACCTTCTAGTTCTTCTTTTATTTCTTCTGGTTTCATTTCATCTACAGGTTTATAGTTACCATTTTTATCGTAATTAGCTGAGTCTTTCTTTGGATCATACATTGATGGTGGATTTTGTTCTTTTGGTAATGCTGGCTGTTCGTACTTAGGAGTAGTAGGTTGCTCCTGTTTAGGTACAGGTGTTGGAGTTATATTTGTATTAGGTGATATTGCTCCCCATATTTGTGGATCAACCTTATTCAATAGATCCATAAATTCATTTAAGGTAATTGCCGCGTTTGATATTTCAATTTTACCATTTTGAAATTGTGTCGTATTATTACTTACAATCGCATCTCTTAAAGTGAAAGATCCTGACGATACCCCTTATAAGGATGTTCATCCATCTATTTTCTTCCTGGGGGAGCACCACATTGCCATCAAGCTAGTATTTTGAAGTGTCCCCAAAACAAAAATTTTATTATTTTACAGTTATTTATGAGAATTCAGCTCATTTTTTTCGTTTTGGGGAACAACCAATTTCTTAACTTGATGGGCATGGGGTTCTGCCGACAAAACGCGGATATTATACGCTAAGACATTTTTGGGGCAGATAAAACCCTAATCTCCTTACGCTAAGCAGGAAATCAGGGTCTTTTTATGTCCTTAAAGGACGGAGCGAATGAGAATTACTGGCAGTAAAGTTGTACTCACCTAGAAAATTAATGTGCTCCCAACCAAGAGGTGAGATATGAGGGAGCAACTCTTCTCGATGTTTGTCCATCTTCTTCATATGTTCAATAGCTTGAGACAGATACACAGTGTTCCAGATGCTGATTGCATTGATAATCAGATTTAATGCACTGGTGCGTTGTAATTGATCTTGTAGTGCCCGTTCTCGAAGCTCACCGCTAAGGCATTCATAGCTTCTCCTTTATTCAATCCTCTCTGAATCCGTCGGCATAAGGTTTCGCTAGAAATATAGTCTAGGATAAACAGTGTCTTTTCAATTTCCTGCCCCATGCTAAGTGAAAACAAAGAGAGAAAACGAGTGCAGGTTACCTTTTGTTATCCGTAGCCGCGGCTCTATGTCGAAAAATCAAAATAGATTTATGTATAGCAGTTTTAGTTTGCAACCTAATACAATGAGAGCTAAACTCGTATGATAAAAGTTTGAAAGGAGCATTCTTATATGATGGAAGATTTGTCGTTACAAGATGTGTGTGAGGAATTAGAGAAAGACGAATTGATAGCGTTAATAAAGCATTTGGCAGACCATTACCAGGACATAGATATGGCTGTAATAGATTGGATTATTGACCTTGGCCCAGCAGGAGGCGATGCAGGTGGGACGATTGTGGCAGAAGGAACACCTGAAGAAATCGCAGCTATAAACGAATCTCATACTGGTGCTTTTTTATAAGTGTTATAATGAATCAAATAGACGACACCTCAACATTATGAGAGGTGTTCGTCACCATTTTTTCAAAGGAGTTAAAATAAATGCAAAATCAAAAAGGTGGCTTGAAGCCATTTATAAACCTTATTTTATCAACCAATATACCAAAATTGACATTAACGATTGGATTAATAGGGAGTATCATTACAACGATTGTTGGACTCTCTATTCCATTGCTTACAAGAGAACTCGTCGATGGTTTCTCTACAGCATCCATTTCTATCACTCTCATTATTGCTATTGCAGCTGTTTTTCTCTTACAAGGTGTAATCGATGGACTATCGACTTATTTGTTAGCTTCAGTTGGTCAAAAAATTGTAGCTCGGTTAAGAGAGAAAATGTGGGTAAAGCTCATTCGATTACCAGTAAGCTACTTCGATAAACAACAAAGTGGGGAGTCAGTAAGTCGTGTTGTA
This region includes:
- a CDS encoding DUF1433 domain-containing protein, which produces MKKYSLGLIVVLTLIFLGGCTMENKKEEQQVIDKATAETIKYFKELQGVDVTITEHEFGPKDFQTIFISGYVTNDKSKEFTASVEYANDYHIGSVSTTANFDLKQ
- a CDS encoding DUF1433 domain-containing protein; the encoded protein is MILAIIMGGYLVNNDNEKTIQEEEIKKKAEEYTVKYLKEKHNLDVTITGSRFAPANFQTVFVSGYVTNDKNKTFSVDVEYANNYHISSISSSWDISDNK